ctaTTGTTAGAGCTGCCACTTGAGTAGCTGGTCAATATAATGGTTAAAGTAGCGGAATAAGGTGATGGGTTTTAATGAGTATAGGGTTAGTTAGCTGGTAGGGtaattaaaatatgtatatttacatttttttcagttGTATTTTTCCTGGTTCCCCTTTCCCATTTTGTAGCACAAAGTATAATGGATCTATACTATTGTTCAGTTGGGGGCAgcaatgcaacatattggatgccaaccgccgttaaatctcacagaagacgaagaagaagaagaagaagaagatggcaTTGTTTCGTTTCTTTTGCTCACCAAGCAAGGATTTTTTGTTTGGAGTTCAATGAGAGAGAGTCGAAttttgtcaacaaaaaatgtcatggcttatttgctacgagGTTTATTTGATCAAGTAAACATTTTGTAATTCTTACGTTGTTACGAGTCTACTGATATAAGTATGACACGTGACATCTCTGCAACTTTGTGTAAAAACGTTATATTAGAGTTGTCTCGAGatcgctatgcatattcatgacatgaggctagtagcacaacatctctctccatttaatttctttaacctttattttatcagggagtcatactgacaccaaggtctcttttacagatgagccctgaattacagaaaatacacatctcaaaatataaaaacaaaatgcaagcagaagcaaaaacacagtcataaaaaacaacacattcataagtaataaggtcctcaatcagttTTCTGAATTGgcctagaggcaccaaaacataAAATGTACGTACAGTTAAGATTGTTCCAaaaataaggtgcaagaaaacttAAAGCTGAattacctaactcagtagagaccaaaggaatttccagaattagccatccctgagaccaggTGTGGTTActcgtatgtctaaagtttagtaatgatgttaggtacagtgggacgTTTTATAAAATAGCTTTATAAATAAAACCTATCAATGTAGGGCCAagcaactttctggtagagaatgcagtaaTGAGTACAAAATTTGCTGACCGTAATAAAGCACGgtggctgtcacgatcgtcttgtgaagagagagaggaccaaaacgcagcgtgtgaaaaataagacatctttttatttgaagaagaaaaacgaaaccaaacactttacaaactaacaaaacaacaaacgaccgtgaagctacaaaacgaaagtgcacacacaagctactaacgtttagacatagacaattacccacaaatacatgatgcctatggctgccttaaatatggctcccaatcagagacaaatgaaaaacatctgtctctgattgagaaccactcaggcaaccatagacatacctagacacattcactcaaccatagacatacctagacatattcactcaacacaaacccatacactacacccaacacccgctttaccatataaccacccaaactagacaaaacacaaacattccccatgtcacaccctgacctaactaaaataataaagaaaacaaagaatactaaggccagggcgtgacagtggcgCTATGACAAACTGCATCTAACGGTTcatgaagtggcagctgcattcatatagatcatgggtgtcaaactctggcccgcgggccaaatttggcccgtggggtaattatatttggcccgcgagacaataccaaattactactagagctggcccgccggtattatacagcgcattcaccgctaatactacgaatcccataatgctctactgttgttttcgcgcgccaatcaggacaggacccagaaacgccctctcctctgtgacagtagtcatagcaacatagacgctacaactgtcagcgcgctatcccttcccaaaaatggcgaaaagaaaggcagaaaacaggagctttctggacaagtgggaggcagaatatctgtttacatatgtaaaagacaaacctgtttgtcttgtttgtggagtcaacgtggctgtaagtaaggagtacaacattagacgacactatgaaacgaaacaccatgacaaatacaaggacctggacatgactcaaaggagccagaaagtagaggagatgaaaagaagtttggtttcacaacagaatatgttcaaaaaagccacatcacaaagtgaggctgctgtaaaggctgtctcttatacacatctagatgtgtataagagacaggagatgcagtgccttagaccctgtctcttatacacatctagatgtgtataagagacaggaataaatgaatgccattgatgtgttttttcatttgaaattcgattttgcatgtctccactattaaattatatattgtatggtaataagcgatgcttgttccatattcaatgttaaagcaaaacttgtttgggtccatattaaaaggttcatttgttcaatgttggcccgcgactttgttcaggttttacattttggcccactgggtatttgagtttgacacccctgttatAGATGAATAGTCCAggacctatttttttttttttttttttttttttgtagttacagtcttgtcccatcacgggaactcccctacagactcgggagaggcaaaggtcaagagccacgcgtcctccgaaacacaactctgccaagccgcactgcttcttgacacactacttgcttaacccggaagccagccgcaccaatgtgtcagaggaaatacCGTCCAGCTGGCaactgaagtcagcttgcaggcactcAGGACCTATTTATATAGAAGAAGGCATTTTTTATTGtcagcttcttaactaactcatcaatatgctttttaaaaggcAGCTTTTCATCTacccagatgcccagatatttgtaagcagggacacaATCAAATGGAtaccatccaaagtacatatgcttaaatcatcagacatatacttagttttacctgcattcaatactaatttcaggtcaataagGTTTTTCTGTCATTTCAATGAAGGCAAACTGTAGTTCAGATATAGAGTCTGGTCAACCGTGGGGGCAATAGCATGcacaacagtatcatcggcaAGTGCaggtacattttttttacagacaagtcgatattgttaatgtaaacagtaaaaagtacagaaCCCAGAATCGACCCCTGCGGGACACCTTTCATAATATCCAGGAAAGCTGATTTAACCccatcagtagatacacattaagttctatctgtcaagtaattttttaaccagttacatgcagcctggtctaggccaatAGGAAAGCCTTTGCAGTGAGTGATCAACAgcatcaaaagcttttgacaggtcaatgaagagtgcagcacaatgttgccttttatccatacagttaaGCACATCATTTATAACCAGGGATGCAGCAAAGAGTGCTGGTCTAAAATCcgactgatgtacatttagaatacatttcaaagataagaaaCATTTTAGCTGAGATGTAATCaaggattctaatattttagctTGGGAAAAAAGTTTAGAAACAGGGCTataattatttaggtcacaagggtcaccaTCTTTGTGAAGGGGGAGTGCATAGGCCaccttccaaaccttggggatagttCCAAATATAATCGTCAGGATaaaaatatgggttaatgattcagcaatcaggggagcagagagctgcagcaaaaaTGGATAAAGCATATCAGCCCCAGTGGATTAAAAAAAGAATATCTTAAGCAAGGCATCTAGTACATTACAGGTagtaaattgttgaaatgaaaacaactagAAGTTGACGGGTTAACCGTCAAGTCAGCTAGAGACTAGCAGAAGGAAGAGAAGTCGACTGACTGACCATAGTAAATTAAATCACTGTTTCTCTCGAATAAAAAGCCTGCTGAGGTAAAATAATGATTGTAagtctttaatttacaatctgtagaaactatgagaatagaaagattcagaacttttgtgaaacatcactgcacagttgaaaaatatatggcaaatagaaatccaatatggatagTGTTAAGCGATAGATGGAATGggtttgagtggagctgaagggtgggagttaaaacaaacaaaagataactattgtaagaTAGATTGTGTCCGTAAAAAGTATATTGTATGTATAAACTGGAATTAGAAACCTAAGtgttgttcactagtttactccaattaggggaggggtggtagagtTAGTGggaaatgaaaaaatgaaaatatatctgaaaaaaatgtgtgtatatatatatatgtgtgtgtcacgacttcggccgaagttggtccctctccttgttcgggcggtgttcggcggtcgacgtcaccggttttctagccgccaccgatccacttttcattttccatttgttttgtcttcattgtacacacctggtttccattcccataattaatttttccttatttaaccctctgtttcccccatggttttgtgcgtgtgtgttctttGTAAGTTGGTCTCATTTGTGAGGTTTGATTATTTTTCCTTCTTGGAATATTTGTTGTTATGAGTAAAGTTAcgtttattactcatctctgtgtcctgcgcctgactccgccttacctgctacacctagacgccttactgtgtgtgtgtgtgtgtgtgtgtgtgtgtgtgtgtgtgtgtgtgtgtgtgtgtgtgtgtgtgtgtgtgtgtgtgtgtgtgtgtgtgtgtgtgtgtgtgtgtgtgtgtgtgtacagtcaaagtttggacacacctactcattcaagggtttttctttattttacctgttttctacattgtagaatagtagtgaagacatcaaaactatgagataacacatatggaatcatgtagtaacacaaaaagtgttaaacaaatcagaatatattttatatttgagattcttcaaagtagccaccatttgccttgatgacagctttgcacactcttggcattctctcaaccagctccatgaggtagtcacctggatcatctcctttgttttgctcactcaacgtcaacaaaacaaaggagatgattgtgaactacaggaaacagcagaggtagcGCCCCCCTGTCGGGCTGCATCTTGTCGGGCTGAatcaccgcctgatacggcaactgcactgccctcaaccgcaggactctccagagggtagtgcggtctgcccaacgcatcaccgggggcaaactacctgtccccaggacacctacagcacccgatgtcacaggaaggcctccaaaaagattatcaagacAACAataacccgagccactgcctgttgaccccgctatcatccagaaggcgaggtcagtacaggtgcatcaaagctgggaccgagagactgaaaaacagcttctatctcaaggacatcagactattaaatagccatcactagcatattagaggctgctgcctatatacatagacttgaaatcactggccactttaataaatggaacactagtcactttaataatgtttacatatttttcattagtcatctcatatgtatatactatattctatttgttaagagaattatgttctcaatgttcataaaccaaTTCAATCAAACTACCCAGTCTGCTAGATCAGGATTTGTAAGATACTAATTGAAATGAAGCAGACagaggcccagctaaaatagtcaataaggtttattcacgggaacgttctaaagtcaagaatacaaaacaattcattttatactggcttctcacacacacacattcacacaaccatacgcacacacattcacactaacattagcacacaatgtcctgctacgcacacacattcacactaccAGAAGGTATCCCACGCTCATACTgtctcactacccagccgacagagattagggagaccttgaccttgagacgtactccccgttctctcccaaatctctagtcaggtcagCACCGAGCTGTGTTTAAAATACAGTTTAAAATAgcagtctgtgtttaaaataccataaagacaaaCATTagctatattgttttaccctaattctgactaggactacacatttattgattatgattttatacattctaatcaattccatacaattatatgtttcagggcggaatattctaatcattcaattaacagataaatCCCATCAacactattctattctactgtatcttaatctatgccgctctgactttgctcgtccatatatttatatattcttaattccattcctttacttagatttgtgtgtattgggtatatgttgtgaaattcttcgatattacttgttagatattactgcactgtcggagctagaaacacaagcatttcgctacacccgcaataacatctggtaaacacgtgtatgtgatcaatacaatttgatatgatttgatttaaatgcatttcaatgttaatttgtggaatttctttccttcttaatgcgtttgagccaatcagttgtgttgtgacaaggaaggggtggtatagagaagatagccctatttggtaaaagtccatgtccatattatggcaagaacagctcaaataagcaaagagaaacgacagtccatcattactttaagacatgaaggtcagtcgatccggaatatttcaagaactttgaaagtttcttcaagtgctgtcgcaaaaaccatcaagcgttatgatgaaactggctctcatgtggacctccacaggaaaggaagacccagagttacctctgctgcagatgataggTTTATTAGAGTTTCCAACCTCAGAAATggcagatttcaagtaacagacacatctcaacatcaactgttcagaggagactgcatgaatcaggccatcatggtcaaattgctgcaaagaaaccactactaaaggacaccaataataagaagagaattacttgggccaagaaacacaagcaatggacattagaccggaggaaatctgtccttcggtctgatgagtccaaatttgagatttttggttacaatcgctgtgtctttgtgagatgcagactaggtgaacggatgacctccacatgtgtggttcccaccgttaagcaaagctgccatcaaggcaaagggggtggctactgtgaagaatttatcatcaaaaatatattttgatttgtttaacacttttttggttactacatgattccatctgtgttatttcatagtagtgatgcctctagcactgtgatgcagtgccttagaccgctgcgccacttgggaggcccctgTTTTCCAACAGAGATGGTTAAAAAGTAACTGGATTTAGCTTTCTTAATCTAGATAGTACATCTGTTTCTCTATTGTCTGAAAGACTGCCAGTCCACTACAGAGTCTGTTTTCCTTGCTTTGGCCCagatcttatttttattttatttttattatttaacctttatttaactaggcatgttaACTTTGACTTTGACTCTGAATAGTTTAAAAGGGGCATGTTTATCTGCCAGAGGAATAAATATGGAGGATGCATATTCTAGAGCCAACTCagggtcaggaatacaggagacagTGGCTAAATCAGAGTAAGAACATGCCATGTAAAAACCCTTGAGGAGAAAACTTGCTGTTTCGTATCTCTAATACATACTATGGGACAATGATCACTGAGATCATATGCAAATACTccattatacaaatatttactggGGTTATTAGTAAGAATTAAATCAGAAGTCAACAGAGTTTTTCACATTTAGCTGTGTGGGTTTTGAGATCAATTGAGTCAGATTAAAATCAATGCATATACTTTTAAATTCATCTGAGGCCGGGATAGCCAGTCCAGATTCAAATCCCATAAAATGACCAACTCCGAGGACAGAAAATGTGTTAAACACTCAGATATAGCATTAATAGCATCCACCATGGCAGCAGGGGGGACGGTAAATCCCAGTAACAACAATGTGTATTCTGGTTTATGGACACATCTACAACCAGGTGATCACATTTATTgggaacaaaaatatttaaagattGGGACACCATGAAATTAGATTTTACATTATGGCCACTTCTCCCCTTTTTTGTGATCAgtcacaaataaataaattataatcaTTTACTTCAATGTCTTTGTCAGAGACAGAACCATTTAACCATGTTTCAGAGAGAACCAGAAGTCCTTTACCCAAATGTCAAAAATACTCATCGAATATtcagaaatgtattaaaataattatatgtatccaccaatccaaagagaggAATAGGCGGAAGCTTGACACCCCGCCGTGCttctttgtggacaacgactcctaTTGTTTTTGGGAGGAGAGAcgagtatcttgtcagtatatccacaATCTTTGCTAGCGCTGGAAGCATAGGGAGCGGCACGAGCAGCGAAAACGTCATAACCtcatccaaaaacatggcagGCGTTGGATGAAcataaaatgttaatatctttGGCTGAGTGATAAAAAAATCGGCCTCAGCGACAATTATTTAAATAATCCAATGGTTGTTTTGTGCACAGaggtgatgactaaagtgtctAATTAGGCATTTTCtaatctgacttctctatgtggctgtctatggaaattgtctttctgggTCGGGcttcagttaaactgcagtatcAAAGgaaaactgtaggagcagtcgaAATACTGGCCCCTTGGTTTGACAGCAATAAACCCGTGATGTAAACATGATACATCACGGTTTTAATGCTGTAAAACCAAGGGGCCAGGATTCCGGTCTAGAAGCATGGCTtcgactgctcctacagttttactttagtaaattgtgattgactgactgatctagAATGGAAGGAAGGAGTGGGTGCTCAACCAAAGTGAGTCTAGGTGATGGCTCACCACAAACAATTATTGGTTTTAGTAAGCAAGTTTAAAAGATTGACGTTTCGGCCTTCAGAATAAACACAAAGGGAATGGACAAGTTAATAtagggcaggggtgggcaattccagtcctcgagggcctgattggtgtcacagtttttccccagctccagctaacacacctgactccaataatcagttaatcatgatcttcagtttagaatgcaatttgattaatcagctgtgtttgctagggatggagaaaaagtgtgacaccaataaggccctcgaggactggagttgcccacccctgataTAGGGCATGGGGAAGACAATTAGGGAGAAACTCTATTcatctcacgtcctgaccatagaaagcctgtattttctatggtagagtaggtcagggtgtgactaggggtgtttagtctagtttattatttctatgtggggttctaggtttattttctatgttggtgtttgtgtatgattcccaattagaggcagctggtaatcgttgtctctaattggggttcatacttaagttgcattttttccacctgtgggttatgggatattgtttctgtgtagttgcctgtttagCAATGCATTATCgtcatgtttattttgttttgtatttgcttaagtttcacgttcattaaaattatgtggaactcaacgtacgctgtgccttggtccgacCATCATTATTATGAACAACGTGACAATTCAGCTGGTGGTGCTAATGAGAGATGGAGTGGTACAGGGTGGTACTCAGGGTGTGGGGTACTATGGTCAATGTCTCCACCAAGTGATGAGATACAGAAGTCTAAGCTCCCTCCATGTGTAAACATTAAGTACAAATGGGGGGGCACTGGACCAAAAAAGGGATGGGGCCCTTCACAAAAGCATACTATAGTCCTTCTCTAGGTTAAGATCTCTGGGGACTAAAGTCTCTAAGGAATGGATCCAGAACGTCTCTCTGGACCTTCAGTGTTTGTCAACATCACCACCGCGTTTGTTTTTGCTGACTTGTTCAATTCCAAACTAAAATAACTCACAAAGCGAGTGTCCCCGCTATTTGAAATGGAGGGCCACTGTGCTGTTGGGGTCAGCACATCGAATGGCACTTTGGTGCTCACCCATTCTAGTCTGTAACTCCCTTGAGGTCTCTCCTACGTAAAATAAGCTACACTGGCAGCGAATCACATAGATCACGTTGTGAGAATTGCAATTGATGGTACTTTTGATTTTTATGTCTCGACCCTATCTGGGGTGCGAGAAACTAATTATACGTTGGGTGTACTGGCAGGTTGAATAAAGGCACATGGATAAATATATCTGTTATATACATGTATTAATTATGAAGAACATGGAAaagtttatatacatttttccattgCATAATAAAACAGTTTTAACCATAACATCCAACAGAATTCATTCCAATGTGTTCCACAAGCCAAAGTAGAGAAGGATGACTTACTGTTCACTCAGTTAATTTACAAGTCTCAAATATATAATTTCATTTGAAACAGGTTTGTTTCTCATAATCATTTAGTTTGAATTCAATTTCATAGAATTTCATCATAAGAATGTATTTGTCACCGGCTCTGAGTAAGAGTAAGAGAAACTAAAATCAGCATGTGTTCCAAATATTTTATCCCAGTGGCTGAAGTATGGTGCAAAGTTCTTGTTGAGTTTCTGATGGTGCACATCATCCTTGCTGGGCCCTCGATAAATACTGAAGGGTATCAGACGAGATGTGGACCAAGGAAAATCATAACCGCAGTGATCCTCCACGGACACATAGACATGGAGCACCATAAAGACCCACGTGGTGAGAAGGTGGCATCTCAGCATGACAGGATTCAGGGTGGTCCAAAAGCACACTGTGACTAGCTCCCACCCTCCCAGGCATTGTGTAGCCAGAACAAAGGGAGCTGAGTAGTTGTGGTGGATTGCATGGAACGTGATGTACAACCAGTGGTGCAGCAGGTGCCAGATGAAGTACTGGAAGTCAAAGAGCAGAAGGTTTCCCGTCACTCCAGTGATGAGCTCCACTAGGGTTGGGACTTGGTCTGGTAGTGTCACCGGTGGTCTCCATGTCCACTGAGCCACACTTGCAGGAAGCACAAGGAGCATATGGTTATGCAGACTAATGCCAGCACAATGCAATAGCATGGAAGGTGTTGGCCGCCGGCTCGGCTGGATCTTGAACTCTGGACCCATGGCCATCTGTCCCCTATGATGTCACATGCCAGGAAGGGGAGGCAGAACACAAAGTATGAAGACACAGTCAAAACAATGGGGAAAAGAGGAGACCTCAAAGAGTCCCTGTGATTGGGCCTGACACTGTTCCAGAGAGGCATTTCCCAGGTCGATTCCCAGGCCTGAAAATGTATCTACTACTAGATCCATCCTGCTTTTGTAAAATAAAGAATGTAAATGGTGTTCATTCCCTTGTACTTAACGTGTAATAAATGTGAATGTGGAAGCCAGGTGCATTGACCAATAAAGACTGCTCCTTTCCCTGAATGTCCAATATCAACTAACATGGTGCTAAATTATTTATATTGTAACTCTTTTCATTCTCAGGTTATACAACAGTTAGGGATGTAATGTATATGTAATGTATACCAATGACTTGATTGTTAGTATGTGTGCAGGCCTACCGGTAGTATTCCATTACATTTCTCCTTTGATTATTTTCACTAGCACACAAAATGCGTTATTATTATACATTAGGTTATTCAATTAATCACAGATTATCCTCAGGTTCTCCTCATTAAATTTTTGTTAGTATTGTATGAGTTTTTATgagtagtcctactgtataaaaaaaatcatgacagctgtgatggaaacaggaaatgtctgtacaattttatacattttccgacagataatttgtttgttcaacatggtgggatatttttgtgttgATGAAATTAATTATGCGCAAAtatatataataaccatcatatcgaagtaaatttgGTTTGTTGTTTCAGGAGTCGTAGTCGGAGGaccatacagtttattaggctaaaGATAAAATACGttattatgaacttcacagggttgtGAAAGTGCAAGGTTCTCTtggtgctcctttccaataaatatcgagggtcttattcttgtAACATGCTGATCGATGCTTGGTACAGTTGAAAATGCGATTCCATCCAATTGTTGACACATTTTCATGTGAGTATTCTAGAATCCGCATctgaaaatatgcgcattttcccaccagtggcgTGTTTCCACAAAATTGACCCGTTGCGGATAATATCAGTGCataatgacgtagtgcacacgAAAATTACTTTTTCGCTTCAGTtttcatgtacagaataaaaataaaaagttcaatgtgtttccatcgcattttcaactgtaccaagcatcgatcatcatgttacaagaataagaccctcgatatttattgaaaaggagcACCAAGAGAACCTTGCACTTTCACAACCCTGTGAAGTTCAGTCTATGCAGCAATTTATGGTGCGAGCTGTGTCCATCTCACTCCATACCAGGAGAGGGCAATAAAGTATAAGAATTGTATTCACTGCCCATGCCAGAGGAAGGAAACACAACGTAAGCCATTGgactttggcagcagctactgtATCTACTGAATGCAACAAAGTAACATCAGCTTTACGGATACAAACGTATAGCAAATAGCTACATGGAACGTTCACCTGTAAACAGCGTTGAGGTACGTTATTACGTTATTAAAAGATGTAATAGTGTTGTTGGGTTAACTCATTCAAAATAAGTGCCATATTTTGATATTTTAgctggtcatggctagaagggatgcAGTTATTTGTCAAAGTGACGTTAAAAGTCGCATCGATGATACTTTTTAAATTTTAGATAACACTAACCCCTTTTTTAACCTTATCCCAGTTCTCCTAAGTAGTCACTGCTGACATTAGCTGCTTCCCATCTAGTCAAAACCATTTAATGTGTGTTATGATTTcgctagctagtagtagtaggcctacagtacagaaGATGGACACTGGAGGCTATTTCTAGTGAAATAGGTTAGtctgaatacagtgcattcgggaagtattcagaccccttcacttgttccacattttgttacgttacagccttattctaaaattgataaaatagaaatgtttgtcatcaatctacacactaccccatgttgacaaagcgaaaacagaaataccttatttacataagtattcaggccatttgctatgagactcaggtgcatcctgtttccattgatcatccttgatgtttctacaacttgattggagtccacttgtggtatattcaattgattggacatgatttggaaaggcacacacctgtctttataaagtcccacagttggcagtgcatgtcggagcaaaaaccaagccgtgaggtcgaaggaattgtccgtatagctcagagacaggattgtgtcaaggcacagatctgaggaagggtaccaaaacatttctgcaacattgaaggtccccaagaacacagtggcctccatcattcttaaatgtaagaagtttggaaccaccaagactcttcctagagctggctgcccggccaaactgggcaatcgggggaagggcattggtcagggaggtgaccaagaatctgatggtcactctgacagagttcctctgtggagatgggagaaccttccagaaggacaagcatctctgcagcactccaccaatcaggcctttattgtagagtggccagacagaagccactcctcagtaaaaggcacataacccacttggagtttgccaaaaggcacctaaagactctcacaccatgagaa
This portion of the Salvelinus sp. IW2-2015 linkage group LG4q.1:29, ASM291031v2, whole genome shotgun sequence genome encodes:
- the ch25hl1.2 gene encoding LOW QUALITY PROTEIN: cholesterol 25-hydroxylase-like protein 1, member 2 (The sequence of the model RefSeq protein was modified relative to this genomic sequence to represent the inferred CDS: inserted 1 base in 1 codon) — protein: MPLWNSVRPNHRDSLRSPLFPIVLTVSSYFVFCLPFLACDIIGDRWPWVQXFKIQPSRRPTPSMLLHCAGISLHNHMLLVLPASVAQWTWRPPVTLPDQVPTLVELITGVTGNLLLFDFQYFIWHLLHHWLYITFHAIHHNYSAPFVLATQCLGGWELVTVCFWTTLNPVMLRCHLLTTWVFMVLHVYVSVEDHCGYDFPWSTSRLIPFSIYRGPSKDDVHHQKLNKNFAPYFSHWDKIFGTHADFSFSYSYSEPVTNTFL